The following are from one region of the Silene latifolia isolate original U9 population chromosome 9, ASM4854445v1, whole genome shotgun sequence genome:
- the LOC141601621 gene encoding uncharacterized protein LOC141601621: MAEVLRPRTSSRLLLRMPMGPVLCLGERLTRQCSRDTFTVPIDPPRMMFRENSEAEREANLADASGDALLLPGEEYSDFIHRRLAYWLIVEIEVAGVEPPAYPEVLEYTNAAGMTTISELRDFGEEVTDAGLEEWPPLVSRVAPSRYVTLWRVANRPRATAIEALVGGRGRQRVLDLEREPAQSREETTRLLRELEVRDADIAALEANVAELSCDQDWLPLFCCCLVYILYILDFSDLVSGESPQFDLQWRKAGTPEEREKLRKHEPVDYKILEVAKENQNFYTVSQKERSSPSGRTN, encoded by the exons ATGGccgaggtccttcgtcctaggacCTCGAGTCGGCTATTGCTAAGGATGCCCATGGGACCTGTGTTATGCCtcggcgagcgtttgactcggcagtgctctcgtgataccttcacggttcccatcgatcctccacggatgaTGTTTAGAGAGAATTCTGAGGCCGAGAGAGAGGCTAACTTGGCTGACgcgagtggtgacgccctccttcttcctggcgaggagtactctgACTTCAttcaccggaggttggcgtactggctgaTCGTG gagatcgaggtggcaggcgttgAGCCCCCAGCTTACCCCGAGGTGCTGGAGTACACTAACGCGGCGGGCATGACGACGATCTCAGAGctccgcgactttggcgaggagGTGACCGACGCTGGCTTGGAGGAGTGGCCGCCCCTGGTGAGTAGG gtggcaccgtctcgGTACGTGAcgctgtggagggtggccaaccgaccgcgggctacggccatcgaggcactcgtaggtggtcggggacgacag AGAGTGCTTGACTTGGAGCGCGAGCCGgcgcagtcccgggaggagacgactcgtctgttgagggagctcgaggtcagGGACGCCGATATCGCTGCTCTAGAGGCGAACGTAGCCGAGTTGAGTTGCGACCAGGACTGGCTGCcccttttttgttgttgtcttgtatatatcttgtacattttggacttttcGGATCTTGTCtcgggcgagagcccccagtttgat TTGCAATGGAGAAAGGCTGGTACTCCCGAAGAACGTGAGAAGCTGAGGAAACACGAGCCCGTGGATTATAAAATCCTtgaagtagcaaaggagaaccaaaa cttctatACCGTAAGTCagaaagaaaggagtagccctagtgggcgtactaactga